One window from the genome of Montipora foliosa isolate CH-2021 chromosome 5, ASM3666993v2, whole genome shotgun sequence encodes:
- the LOC138003010 gene encoding uncharacterized protein yields the protein MVMFTSGKALSKKCLFLPFSFLESECADTSRDHGFGLESEQKSTCQESEERTSGAWKNDQDLHNDLQLSLQHCSLDQRSLSNVLQDHFNQDGSTVTEIEMVGACKRSRSVIRESEGDLAPKSTSSVFQQVDSSPVQSPDAKRPKGKRKVEDVGVLRRAICFESNEGTAATECKVDFVEIVDSNDESISSDDSETTSGDESEIEDGQEDSEQESSKYYEDDKRIPYYEKGRGSAYSSEEAVDILMRVKEPVCTEVPLQVMENASFLVDLDSLVHPDDCKADDLGKWTHTGSPKSYISVDYNVRGDILDLKITRQKRNDADFIMVVKHYHHHDKEAKYHKRLSFLYDSKWQRHRLVLLQYYYEEEEVQLKLKQHGNSKNSNEPYVRTRPSAIQELKETVSSRKWQPREVFFESVRRKGGLEFCRSKSELPRNAKQVSNALASSTTSFEPSTNQSRDILLEAMEKCKSKDGFVREVVGAPEPVAFLATDRQLKDIELYCAQEGSFSILGVDATFNLGDFSVTPTTYRPLKIYNVRTGKPPVFLGPLLVHQSKTEQTYRYLGSAMKRFNPHTGQLKAFGTDGERALSNAFREEFPEADHHRCFIHLRKNIEMKMSSLCILGRDQNEFLCDIFGKSVAATSYHGIVDSDDADDFYAKLCSLEKVWNDREREITNQEPAFYDWFVGNVSDTIITSMLKPLRQKAGLGDSLYSINDNEAENHLLKVKTEHKRVSLVTFICKSHELVKEQDALLEGAILDQGECRLTNE from the exons ATGGTTATGTTTACTTCAGGAAAGGCATTGTccaaaaaatgtttatttcttccattttcgtTCCTAGAATCTGAATGTGCAGATACGTCTCGTGATCATGGTTTCGGCCTGGAAAGTGAGCAGAAAAGTACATGTCAAGAATCCGAAGAAAG GACCAGTGGAGCTTGGAAAAATGATCAAGATCTTCACAACGATTTACAACTAAGTTTGCAACATTGTTCTCTTGACCAAAG GTCACTATCAAACGTGCTACAAGATCATTTCAATCAG GATGGCAGTACCGTTACTGAAATAGAAATGGTTGGGGCCTGCAAGAGAAGTAGAAG TGTTATCAGGGAAAGTGAAGGTGACTTAGCACCAAAATCAACGTCATCCGTTTTTCAACAG GTTGATAGCAGCCCAGTTCAGTCACCAGATGCTAAAAGACCTAAGGG AAAACGAAAAGTGGAGGATGTTGGCGTTCTGCGTAGAGCAATATGTTTTGAAAGCAACGAGGGCACTGCAGCAACAGAATGTAAAGTAGACTTCGTGGAGATAGTTGACAGTAATGATGAAAGTATCAGTAGTGATGACAGCGAAACCACCAGTGGTGATGAAAGTGAAATCGAAGATGGGCAGGAGGATTCTGAGCAG GAATCTAGCAAGTATTACGAAGACGACAAGCGTATCCCATACTATGAGAAAGGAAGAGGCTCTGCATATTCAAGTGAAGAGGCTGTCGACATTTTAATGAGAGTAAAAGAGCCCGTCTGTACCGAAGTGCCACTTCAGGTTATGGAAAACGCGTCCTTTTTGGTTGACTTAGACTCGCTTGTCCATCCAGATGATTGTAAAGCTGACGATCTTGGCAAGTGGACTCATACTGGTTCTCCAAAAAGCTACATTTCCGTTGACTACAATGTGAGGGGGGATATCTTGGACCTGAAGATAACAAGACAAAAGAGAAACGACGCCGACTTCATAATGGTTGTCAAACACTATCATCATCATGACAAGGAAGCTAAATATCACAAGAGGTTATCCTTCTTGTACGACAGCAAGTGGCAGAGGCACCGACTTGTCTTGCTTCAGTACTATTATGAAGAGGAGGAAGTGCAACTGAAACTCAAACAGCACGGAAACTCTAAAAACAGCAACGAACCCTATGTGCGAACAAGACCAAGTGCTATTCAAGAACTGAAGGAAACTGTATCATCAAGGAAATGGCAACCCAGGGAGGTCTTTTTCGAATCAGTTCGTCGAAAAGGCGGGTTGGAATTCTGTCGTTCCAAAAGTGAGCTGCCGCGAAATGCAAAACAAGTGAGTAACGCATTAGCTTCGTCTACAACCTCCTTTGAGCCTTCCACCAACCAAAGTAGAGATATCTTGCTAGAGGCGATGGAGAAGTGCAAGAGCAAAGATGGCTTCGTTAGAGAAGTTGTCGGTGCGCCAGAACCTGTGGCCTTTCTTGCCACTGACCGTCAATTGAAAGACATCGAGTTGTACTGTGCCCAAGAGGGCTCCTTTTCCATTCTTGGTGTTGATGCTACGTTTAATCTGGGAGATTTCAGTGTAACTCCAACGACGTATAGACCGCTCAAGATCTACAACGTGAGAACTGGTAAGCCTCCTGTTTTCCTTGGACCCTTGCTTGTTCACCAAAGCAAAACCGAGCAGACTTACAGGTATCTAGGTTCAGCAATGAAGCGATTCAATCCACACACTGGGCAACTCAAGGCGTTTGGAACAGATGGCGAACGTGCCTTGTCAAACGCATTTAGAGAAGAGTTTCCTGAGGCTGACCATCATAGATGCTTTATCCATCTTCGCAAGAACATCGAAATGAAGATGTCTAGTCTGTGTATTCTTGGAAGGGATCAAAATGAATTCCTGTGTGACATATTTGGAAAAAGTGTCGCTGCCACCTCATACCATGGAATTGTAGATTCCGATGACGCAGATGATTTTTACGCCAAATTATGCTCCCTGGAAAAAGTTTGGAATGACCGCGAAAGGGAAATCACCAACCAGGAACCAGCATTCTATGACTGGTTTGTGGGAAATGTCTCTGACACGATCATAACTTCTATGCTGAAACCCCTCCGTCAGAAGGCTGGACTAGGAGACTCTTTGTATTCCATTAATGACAACGAAGCAGAAAACCATCTTTTAAAGGTGAAGACTGAGCACAAGCGTGTCAGTTTGGTAACCTTCATTTGCAAAAGCCACGAGCTTGTGAAGGAACAGGATGCACTATTAGAAGGAGCAATCCTAGATCAGGGTGAGTGCAGATTGACAAATGAATAG